CGAGCCTTTACCGGAACCCATGCGGACTTCCGCCGGCTTGGAGGTGACGGGCTTGTGCGGGAACACGCGGATCCAGATCTTACCCTTACGCTTGAGGTGACGATTCATGGTCACACGAGCGGCTTCGATCTGACGGCCGGTGAGCTGGCCACGGGTGAGGGACTGCAGGCCGAATTCGCCGAACGCGATGGTGTTGCCACCCTTGGCGTTACCGGCATTCGAGCCTTTCATTACCTTGCGGTATTTGGTGCGGGAAGGTGCGAGAGCCATTGTGGTTATCTCCTATTATTGAAGGTTCGCGACCGCGCCTTAGGCAGGCTGGTTGCTGTCGGCTTCCGGCTTACAGATCCAGCACTTGACGCCGAT
This portion of the Actomonas aquatica genome encodes:
- the rplP gene encoding 50S ribosomal protein L16; this translates as MALAPSRTKYRKVMKGSNAGNAKGGNTIAFGEFGLQSLTRGQLTGRQIEAARVTMNRHLKRKGKIWIRVFPHKPVTSKPAEVRMGSGKGSVDHYVAMIKPGAVLFELAGVPQSIAKEACRLADAKLPFHCRFIVRDSSI